The Lineus longissimus chromosome 2, tnLinLong1.2, whole genome shotgun sequence genome window below encodes:
- the LOC135483157 gene encoding myosin-11-like isoform X2, producing MDFELNRGFGQGMDLNWGFPPSDGENQLTSSRYEDRALCPCALNLPCESLSLTAVPDEVDCGHDEGVVKEIPEEIGEMKTFGHYTPLDEMRTFVQASPAELTSPPQMFKVDVDERPNTLKWVTRKNERCVTPEFAPFTGTTPSKAPVKISELFSPVKSPDTRPFVKTPTKVTFKLSHAFEIQTENGEAPQPIIPNKPVTFVPDSQTYLYDDHESVDEDTRADFGQCTSPIRQQDQASGTVQLVFNDTESQTNMSAVHMVDVDSQTGTSYAYLIDASMLTSPAMTADATSLTTPIRLSEQSKQTCMTPMVMVDTSVMMTPTRPIGHQELDMSDQGTEMTPRSDSESFDDQEPVTHDAVVTPVKTAERDTFMTPVTMKDASVLTSPIGNMALRLSDPVLSSLTPLEMRKQLEMALISNELFRTELTGLHVEKTTQSKQMSQQQADIRQKDFEIAQLLEAVEQAKVDTKRSMGIELTSLEGQVKQIQGEMSSAEAKVKAKEDEMMVLKCENNNLQDDLARIYKQHKQEVNDLHADYARKDYKPHFEKAQQVIRKLESEVETYFELMGSMQGADKAQDKLGSAIDDKYQKLKGMEEQMLIERKRLNQQEKEFMEGVATNEMAVRTATNSCQKMKIEVEQMKARLEVADRTINDSQLYQDEIMMELKMATEKLAKITQLFSENKKNLAAANQKIAQLDSVLGEKDEEIVQLEKEKQLLSRECQSQSDLIKKNIPVFPSPETPRNKPRETMDFLEEENHLLADSLKEVEQNVTTAQLELSRSQNQLREKTILCHQLELTVKRLNEKLSALQAELDNTKTNAHFMLLSQGAELADVSVNISMLKDKMTEFQEKLRITAARVLKGVETIPVSQTSAGAGQGQGHSFVSKLLQAADSKEVNQSKHSNGANGSDVAVHQVDSDGSGASTSSEPNNNLKIGSGHSAFAKVTPGGGLSKRGVGVGSENNGSAFTPVSGKRSPCDDGLMNGTQYETQDMSLSTSCAENQEQTIKEELEHVIKVMDVIVELVSGCDQARDRMFHAVKQENQQLLNELELRQSGRTDLQRLKMSVEESERDQIQANVKLLEKAEELEECQAMLEDMRAKCNELSHQIMSHTEQEKLLNKLNEELDVALAEIKHLKSEKTLIEEQLENAMKAMDNDGSWEISPGQYFRDITALRKELHQVKEKFVEKEESYQELKEKASRRMNVLEQNWKLAEDEVFRMDGVIEQIRTTLHTNAAAVKICAPVFGLIKMLDGDDAERSMENSSRENK from the exons ATGGACTTTGAGTTGAACCGTGGCTTCGGCCAAGGAATGGATCTCAATTGGGGCTTCCCACCATCAGATGGTGAGAATCAGCTTACTTCATCCCGGTATGAGGACAGAGCGCTCTGTCCCTGCGCACTTAATCT ACCATGTGAGTCCTTGTCGCTGACTGCTGTTCCGGATGAGGTAGACTGTGGACATGATGAAGGTGTGGTGAAAGAGATCCCAGAGGAAATAG GTGAGATGAAGACCTTTGGCCATTACACTCCATTGGACGAAATGCGGACATTTGTCCAGGCAAGTCCAGCGGAGTTGACCTCACCCCCACAGATGTTTAAAGTGGATGTTGATGAGCGGCCTAATACGTTAAAATGGGTGACACGAAAGAACGAGAGGTGTGTCACACCAGAGTTTGCACCATTCACTGGGACCACACCATCAAAAGCACCAGTGAAAATATCAGAGCTGTTTTCTCCTGTAAAGTCTCCAGACACCCGACCTTTTGTAAAGACTCCGACAAAAGTGACTTTCAAGTTATCCCATGCGTTTGAGATTCAGACGGAAAATGGTGAGGCTCCGCAACCAATCATTCCAAACAAACCAGTGACATTTGTGCCAGATTCTCAGACATATTTATATGATGACCATGAAAGTGTTGATGAGGATACTCGGGCAGACTTTGGGCAATGTACCAGCCCAATTAGACAACAAGACCAGGCATCTGGTACTGTTCAACTTGTATTCAATGATACGGAAAGTCAGACAAACATGTCTGCTGTCCACATGGTGGATGTGGACTCGCAGACAGGTACGTCGTATGCTTATCTCATTGATGCCTCAATGTTGACATCGCCTGCAATGACTGCAGATGCTACTTCATTGACGACACCAATACGATTGTCCGAACAGAGCAAGCAGACATGTATGACACCAATGGTAATGGTGGACACCAGCGTCATGATGACACCAACACGTCCAATCGGTCACCAAGAGCTCGATATGTCTGATCAAGGAACGGAAATGACACCAAGGTCGGATTCCGAAAGCTTCGATGATCAAGAGCCAGTTACCCATGATGCAGTGGTGACTCCGGTAAAGACAGCTGAACGAGACACATTCATGACTCCAGTCACAATGAAGGATGCATCTGTGCTGACATCACCTATTGGAAATATGGCTCTAAG GTTATCTGACCCTGTCCTGAGTAGCCTGACCCCCCTCGAGATGAGGAAACAGCTCGAGATGGCTCTCATTAGTAATGAGTTGTTTCGTACCGAGTTGACGGGTCTACATGTTGAGAAGACCACCCAGTCAAAGCAGATGTCGCAACAGCAAGCAGATATCCGGCAAAAGGATTTTGAGATTGCGCAGTTACTGGAGGCTGTGGAACAGGCCAAGGTTGATACGAAG AGGTCGATGGGGATTGAGTTGACCTCTCTAGAAGGTCAGGTGAAGCAGATACAAGGTGAAATGTCGTCTGCTGAGgccaaggtcaaggccaaagAGGATGAGATGATGGTACTGAAGTGCGAGAACAACAACCTACAGGACGACCTTGCCAGGATTTATAAACAACACAAACAAGAG GTCAATGACCTCCACGCCGATTATGCACGCAAGGACTACAAGCCACATTTTGAGAAAGCTCAACAGGTCATACGAAAGCTTGAGTCCGAGGTTGAGACATATTTCGAATTGATGGGGTCGATGCAGGGAGCGGACAAAGCACAG GATAAGTTGGGCTCGGCAATTGATGACAAGTACCAGAAGCTGAAGGGGATGGAGGAACAGATGCTCATCGAACGTAAGAGGCTGAATCAACAAGAGAAGGAGTTCATGGAGGGCGTCGCCACTAACGAGATGGCGGTCCGGACGGCGACCAATTCCTGTCAGAAGATGAAAATAGAAGTCGAACAGATGAAGGCACGCTTGGAGGTGGCTGATAGGACCATTAATGAT AGCCAGCTGTATCAGGATGAAATAATGATGGAGTTGAAAATGGCGACAGAGAAGTTGGCAAAAATTACTCAGTTATTCTCAGAAAATAAGAAAA ATTTAGCGGCAGCGAATCAAAAGATAGCGCAGTTGGATAGTGTGCTAGGTGAGAAAGATGAGGAGATTGTCCAGTTAGAGAAAGAAAAACAGCTGCTGAGTCGCGAGTGTCAGAGTCAGAGTGACTTGATCAAG aaaaatattcCAGTCTTCCCTTCTCCGGAAACACCACGGAACAAGCCGCGTGAGACGATGGATTTCCTGGAAGAGGAGAACCACCTTTTGGCTGATTCCTTAAAGGAGGTCGAACAGAACGTCACCACAGCACAGCTCGagttgtcaaggtcacagaatcAGTTGAGGGAGAAGACAATCTTGTGCCATCAGTTAGAACTCACAGTGAAACGGCTTAA TGAAAAGCTGAGCGCCCTGCAGGCTGAGCTGGACAACACAAAGACTAATGCTCATTTCATGCTGCTGAGCCAGGGTGCTGAACTGGCAGACGTGTCGGTCAATATCAGTATGCTCAAGGATAAGATGACTGAGTTTCAGGAGAAGCTTAGAATCACAGCTGCTAGAGTGCTCAAG GGTGTGGAAACCATCCCAGTTTCCCAGACGTCTGCTGGggcaggtcaaggtcaaggtcattcattTGTCTCCAAGTTACTCCAGGCAGCAGACAGCAAGGAAgttaaccaatcaaaacattccaatgGCGCTAATGGTTCAGATGTTGCCGTGCATCAAGTGGACAGTGATGGTAGTGGTGCCTCCACTAGCAGTGAGCCaaataacaatttgaaaatcGGCTCAGGACATAGTGCATTTGCTAAAGTGACACCTGGAGGTGGATTATCAAAACGAGGCGTTGGGGTCGGGTCAGAGAATAACGGCAGTGCGTTTACCCCAGTTAGTGGGAAAAGGTCGCCGTGCGATGATGGTCTGATGAACGGGACCCAGTATGAGACGCAGGACATGTCGCTGTCAACATCGTGCGCCGAGAACCAGGAGCAGACGATTAAGGAGGAATTGGAGCATGTGATCAAGGTCATGGATGTGATCGTGGAGTTGGTGTCTGGATGTGACCAGGCAAGAGATCGGATGTTTCATGCGGTTAAGCAAGAAAA TCAGCAGCTGCTAAATGAGTTGGAACTTCGTCAATCTGGCCGCACAGACCTGCAGCGTCTCAAGATGTCAGTGGAGGAATCGGAGCGTGACCAGATTCAGGCAAACGTCAAGCTACTTGAGAAGGCCGAGGAGTTAGAGGAATGTCAGGCCATGTTGGAGGACATGAGAGCCAAGTGTAATGAACTCTCTCACCAGATTATGAGCCATACAGAACAAGAGAAGTTATTAAAT aaactcaacGAAGAGTTAGACGTTGCCCTTGCAGAGATCAAACATCTTAAGTCGGAGAAGACTTTGATTGAAGAGCAGTTAGAAAATGCTATGAAGGCCATGGACAACGATGGGTCGTGGGAGATTTCTCCAGGACAGTATTTCAGGGACATCACAGCGCTCAGGAAAGAG TTGCATCAAGTGAAAGAGAAGTTTGTTGAAAAAGAAGAATCTTACCAGGAGTTGAAGGAGAAAGCAAGTCGGAGA ATGAATGTTCTTGAACAGAACTGGAAGTTGGCAGAAGACGAGGTGTTTCGAATGGATGGGGTCATTGAACAAATCAGAACG acacttcatacaaatgctgcTGCTGTCAAGATATGTGCACCAGTCTTTGGTCTCATAAAGATGCTGGACGGTGATGATGCGGAGCGATCCATGGAAAACTCGTCGCGAGAAAATAAGTGA